A portion of the uncultured Bacteroides sp. genome contains these proteins:
- a CDS encoding L-ribulose-5-phosphate 4-epimerase, protein MLEALKEKVFHANLELVKHGLVIFTWGNVSAIDRKSGLVVIKPSGVSYDDMKAEDMVVVDLDGKVVEGKLKPSSDTATHVVLYKAFPEIGGVVHTHSTYATAWAQAGIDLPNIGTTHADYFHDAIPCTADMTEKEVNGAYELETGNVIVKKFESINPVHTPGVLVKNHGPFSWGKDANDAVHNAVVMEQVAKMASISYAVNPQLTMNPLLVEKHFNRKHGPNAYYGQK, encoded by the coding sequence ATGTTAGAAGCTCTAAAAGAAAAAGTATTCCATGCTAATCTGGAGTTGGTGAAACACGGATTGGTGATATTTACATGGGGAAATGTATCGGCTATTGATCGTAAGAGCGGATTGGTGGTTATCAAGCCAAGTGGAGTATCTTATGATGATATGAAAGCTGAAGATATGGTCGTGGTAGATCTTGATGGGAAAGTGGTGGAAGGTAAACTAAAGCCATCATCGGATACAGCTACTCACGTGGTTCTTTACAAAGCATTTCCGGAAATTGGCGGAGTGGTGCATACCCATTCTACGTACGCCACCGCTTGGGCACAGGCGGGCATCGATCTTCCCAATATCGGAACGACTCATGCTGATTACTTTCACGACGCAATTCCTTGCACAGCAGATATGACCGAAAAAGAAGTAAACGGTGCTTATGAGCTGGAAACGGGTAATGTAATCGTGAAAAAATTCGAAAGCATCAATCCGGTACATACTCCGGGAGTATTGGTTAAAAATCATGGCCCTTTCTCTTGGGGAAAAGATGCAAACGATGCGGTGCACAATGCTGTTGTAATGGAGCAAGTAGCTAAAATGGCAAGCATCTCTTATGCGGTAAATCCTCAACTGACGATGAACCCGCTACTGGTTGAAAAGCATTTCAATCGCAAGCATGGACCAAATGCATATTACGGACAGAAATAA
- a CDS encoding TonB-dependent receptor, which produces MAQRNEIIGKVTDSKGEALIGVSISLKDDKNRGTVTDLNGTFTLNVENNKTLVFTYIGYVTQEVLLKGLSHLNVVLNEDTQKLDEVVVVGYGTQKKSDITGSVAVVNAKDLQKYATSDIAQLLQGRTAGVQVNSDGQPGATPSIRIRGYSTFGDAQPLYVIDGVPVGTSSRDFNPNDIESMQVLKDASAGAIYGSRAANGVIIITTKSGKNNTPLKVNYNGYYGVDQVWQKIPVLGREDYQTIVNEVRTNAGLSKLPGNDPSSPYYISDVDTDWQKEGLKLGMRQNHNINLSGGGQFTTYNVGLDYTQNKGTFEGNGPTYERYSARMNSTAEKGIFKFGESFYYAHSHENTLTYNSTILKGSRPPLIIDLVEAVPTQKIYDANNLGGYGGTEAEIHNVISLNAIGINRMFKNYTDVDRIVASGYGELTLLKKKNQSLKYKINLSYDKTIAHDYSFIPAFDLGYFFTNSNAQLTEGNRTYTTALVENTLNYKMNLGKHSLDVLVGQMYQSVDFYDASGHTESLTEPYYPVLNNGSNKSASGSKSKSVLSSYLGRLNYNYDDKYLITATLRRDGSSRFAPSNRFGYFPSIALAWRLSNEESIKLPEFISDVKIRGSYGQLGNQNIGDYLYSSYINSNMPYNFNGTKVTGGLQTSVVSESIKWEVKTTTNIGVDMNMFNGAIDFSAEYYNSKTKDLLVGVPIPFTVGSVNFSPTVNAGSMRNSGFEFAATYHKTKGELRFDISANVSTLKNKVLALGGNNEPIYGTGSKTEVGSEVGQHFGYEATGIFQSTAEVSGHAFQSAATAPGDIIFKDQLTVDTNGDGVADAGDGIINADDRIYLGSAIPKLNYGFNISLYYKKWDLSLFASGASGYKINSRMYRDLMLTTDYINRHEDILDRWTPTNTNTNIPRVVSDDPNGNQRDSNRKGWLQNGDYLRINTLSLGYTFPNNFIKGLNTTRIYVTAQNLYTFQAYKGYNPDFTSGVWNPGFDAGSFPKPRTIMLGMQLSL; this is translated from the coding sequence ATGGCTCAAAGAAATGAAATTATTGGAAAAGTTACAGACTCTAAGGGTGAAGCCTTAATCGGAGTCAGTATCTCTCTTAAAGATGACAAAAACAGAGGTACGGTAACTGATTTGAATGGAACTTTCACTCTAAATGTAGAAAACAACAAAACACTTGTTTTTACCTACATTGGCTATGTAACACAAGAAGTCTTGTTAAAAGGGTTGAGTCATTTAAACGTGGTATTGAATGAAGATACTCAAAAACTTGATGAAGTTGTAGTGGTGGGATATGGCACGCAAAAGAAATCAGATATTACAGGCTCTGTAGCTGTTGTAAACGCTAAAGATTTACAGAAATATGCAACGAGTGATATTGCTCAACTATTGCAAGGCCGCACTGCTGGTGTTCAAGTAAACAGCGATGGGCAACCTGGTGCAACTCCCAGTATCAGAATAAGGGGATACAGTACTTTTGGCGACGCACAGCCTTTGTACGTTATTGATGGAGTTCCGGTAGGTACTTCTTCGCGCGACTTTAATCCTAACGACATAGAATCCATGCAAGTACTAAAAGATGCATCAGCCGGCGCTATCTACGGTTCAAGAGCAGCCAACGGCGTTATTATTATTACCACGAAATCAGGTAAAAACAATACTCCACTGAAAGTTAATTATAATGGATACTATGGCGTAGATCAAGTATGGCAAAAGATACCTGTACTTGGCCGGGAAGACTACCAAACCATAGTAAATGAAGTACGCACAAATGCAGGACTGAGTAAACTACCCGGTAATGATCCTAGTTCTCCTTATTATATTAGCGATGTTGATACAGATTGGCAGAAAGAGGGATTAAAACTCGGAATGAGGCAAAACCATAATATAAACCTATCCGGAGGTGGACAGTTCACTACTTACAACGTAGGTTTGGATTATACCCAGAATAAAGGTACATTTGAAGGTAATGGCCCCACTTATGAACGTTATTCAGCAAGAATGAATTCAACAGCAGAAAAAGGTATTTTCAAATTTGGAGAATCATTCTATTATGCACATTCACACGAAAACACACTTACTTATAACTCTACCATATTAAAAGGTAGCCGACCTCCATTGATCATTGATTTGGTTGAGGCCGTACCAACACAAAAAATTTATGATGCAAATAACCTGGGAGGATACGGTGGAACTGAAGCTGAAATTCACAATGTAATTTCACTTAATGCCATCGGCATAAACAGGATGTTCAAAAATTACACCGATGTAGATCGCATAGTAGCTTCAGGATATGGAGAACTCACTCTATTGAAAAAGAAAAATCAAAGTTTAAAATATAAGATCAACCTGAGTTATGACAAAACAATCGCTCATGATTATTCTTTCATCCCTGCCTTTGACCTTGGATATTTCTTCACTAATTCAAATGCACAATTGACTGAGGGCAACAGAACATACACCACAGCATTAGTAGAAAATACCTTGAATTACAAAATGAATTTAGGAAAACATTCATTAGATGTTTTAGTGGGACAAATGTACCAAAGCGTTGATTTCTACGATGCTTCCGGACATACAGAAAGCCTTACTGAACCTTACTATCCGGTTCTTAATAATGGTTCAAACAAATCAGCATCAGGCTCAAAATCAAAAAGTGTTCTGTCTTCTTATCTAGGAAGATTAAATTATAATTATGACGATAAATACTTGATTACAGCTACTTTGAGAAGAGATGGATCTTCCAGATTTGCTCCTTCCAATAGATTCGGTTATTTCCCGTCAATAGCATTGGCATGGAGACTTTCTAACGAAGAATCAATCAAATTACCGGAATTCATATCTGATGTAAAAATCAGAGGTAGCTATGGGCAATTGGGTAATCAGAATATTGGAGATTACCTATATTCTTCTTATATCAACTCTAACATGCCCTACAATTTCAACGGAACAAAAGTTACCGGAGGATTGCAGACCAGTGTTGTTTCGGAATCTATTAAATGGGAAGTGAAAACGACAACCAATATTGGCGTTGATATGAATATGTTTAACGGCGCTATTGACTTTTCGGCAGAATACTATAATAGTAAAACAAAAGATTTACTAGTTGGTGTACCTATCCCGTTCACTGTTGGTTCGGTTAACTTCTCGCCAACTGTAAATGCAGGAAGTATGAGAAATTCCGGCTTTGAGTTTGCTGCGACTTATCACAAAACAAAAGGAGAATTACGTTTCGATATTTCAGCAAACGTTTCTACCCTGAAAAACAAAGTACTTGCTCTCGGAGGAAACAACGAGCCTATTTATGGTACGGGTTCAAAAACAGAGGTTGGCAGTGAAGTTGGTCAACACTTCGGCTATGAAGCTACCGGCATTTTTCAATCAACAGCAGAAGTATCGGGACACGCTTTTCAAAGTGCCGCAACAGCTCCGGGTGACATTATTTTCAAAGATCAACTAACTGTTGATACAAATGGGGACGGAGTAGCTGATGCCGGAGACGGAATTATCAATGCGGATGACCGTATATATCTGGGAAGTGCGATACCTAAACTTAACTATGGATTCAATATCTCTTTATACTATAAGAAATGGGATCTCTCTCTATTTGCTTCAGGAGCCTCTGGTTATAAAATTAATAGTAGAATGTACCGTGACTTAATGCTAACTACGGATTACATCAATCGCCATGAAGATATCTTGGATCGATGGACACCAACAAACACCAATACGAACATTCCACGTGTAGTTTCGGATGATCCAAATGGTAACCAACGTGACTCTAACAGAAAAGGATGGCTTCAAAATGGAGATTATTTAAGAATAAATACTTTGTCGTTAGGCTATACCTTCCCCAACAATTTTATCAAAGGACTAAACACTACAAGAATATATGTAACAGCTCAGAATCTTTATACTTTTCAAGCGTATAAAGGATACAATCCTGACTTCACTTCAGGAGTATGGAATCCCGGATTTGATGCGGGCTCATTTCCTAAACCCAGAACAATCATGTTAGGAATGCAACTAAGTCTTTAA
- a CDS encoding sodium/solute symporter (Members of the Solute:Sodium Symporter (SSS), TC 2.A.21 as described in tcdb.org, catalyze solute:Na+ symport. Known solutes for members of the family include sugars, amino acids, nucleosides, inositols, vitamins, urea or anions, depending on the system.): MNGSGFQTIDFVIFGAYIVLLVCLGLFLSRNKKGKEKDSNDYFLAGNTLTWWAVGASLIAANISAEQFIGMSGSGYKIGLCVAAYELMAALALIVVGKFLLPIMITQKIYTIPQFLRERYNGGVGLAFSIFWLLLYVFVNLTSVAWLGTIAIEQILGIDPVYRMYIILFLFIIAGTYSIYGGLAAVAWTDVLQVVFLVGGGLITAYFALEAVSGANGGAWDGFLIVFDKLKTLPEDTHFNLIVDRALSPDAFKDLPGIAAVVGGVWLTNLGYWGFNQYIIQKGLAAKSLEEAKKGLIFAGFLKILIPFIVVIPGITAFVMYNYPQDIPGIQEGYFNVHGAINVSDDAYPWLIRNFAPVGIKGLSFAALAAAIISSLASMFNSTSTIFTMDIYKQHINKKASEHQLVKVGRITAVASLVIAAVAVQPLLGGLDQAFQYIQEYSGFIYPGIIVVFGLGLLWKRASSNAAVWTSILTIPMGVLFKVAFPDMPFQFRMGYIFIVLFIIFVTLTFIDNKKIEAQLPPAEDRKKMLKWARITFIIALSCVIAAAIQKIMYISGSDNATVNYLENIGFEALFFFGALISSISLFLFSNSKDSVKDPKSLVINLDLFKTNRGFALGAIGICAIYAFLYVMFW; the protein is encoded by the coding sequence ATGAATGGTTCTGGTTTTCAAACAATTGACTTTGTCATTTTCGGAGCATACATCGTTTTATTAGTATGCCTCGGGCTTTTCCTCTCTCGTAACAAAAAAGGAAAAGAAAAAGATTCTAACGATTATTTTTTAGCTGGTAATACGCTTACCTGGTGGGCAGTAGGTGCATCACTTATCGCCGCAAATATCTCTGCCGAACAGTTTATCGGCATGTCAGGATCCGGATATAAAATCGGACTTTGTGTGGCTGCTTATGAGTTAATGGCTGCACTTGCCTTGATCGTAGTTGGAAAGTTCTTACTTCCCATTATGATCACTCAGAAAATATACACTATTCCACAATTCCTGAGAGAACGTTATAATGGTGGCGTAGGATTAGCCTTCTCTATTTTTTGGCTGTTACTTTACGTATTTGTCAACCTGACCTCTGTAGCATGGTTGGGAACGATAGCGATTGAACAGATCTTGGGTATTGATCCTGTTTACCGCATGTATATTATACTATTCTTATTTATTATAGCAGGTACATATTCTATTTATGGCGGTTTGGCCGCAGTAGCTTGGACAGATGTATTGCAAGTAGTATTCCTTGTTGGTGGTGGATTAATTACAGCTTACTTCGCATTAGAAGCAGTATCAGGTGCCAACGGAGGAGCATGGGATGGTTTCCTCATTGTATTCGACAAGTTAAAGACACTACCTGAAGATACGCACTTTAACCTCATTGTTGATCGTGCGCTCTCACCTGACGCATTCAAGGATCTACCTGGTATAGCAGCTGTTGTCGGTGGTGTATGGTTAACTAATTTAGGTTATTGGGGTTTCAACCAATATATCATTCAAAAAGGTTTAGCGGCAAAAAGTTTGGAAGAAGCAAAAAAAGGATTAATCTTTGCCGGTTTCCTAAAGATACTTATTCCTTTCATCGTAGTTATTCCGGGTATCACCGCTTTTGTGATGTATAACTATCCGCAAGATATCCCTGGTATTCAGGAAGGATACTTCAATGTACATGGCGCAATCAATGTTTCCGACGATGCCTATCCATGGCTAATCCGCAACTTTGCACCTGTAGGTATTAAAGGATTGTCATTTGCAGCACTTGCAGCAGCAATCATTTCATCATTGGCTTCAATGTTCAACTCTACATCGACTATTTTCACAATGGACATCTACAAACAACACATTAACAAAAAAGCTTCGGAACATCAGTTAGTGAAAGTTGGGCGTATCACCGCTGTAGCATCATTAGTTATTGCTGCAGTAGCTGTTCAACCATTGTTAGGTGGATTAGATCAAGCATTCCAGTATATACAAGAATATTCCGGCTTTATTTATCCGGGTATCATCGTTGTATTTGGTCTTGGTTTACTCTGGAAAAGAGCCTCTTCGAATGCTGCTGTATGGACTTCGATACTAACCATACCAATGGGAGTATTATTTAAAGTAGCTTTCCCGGATATGCCTTTCCAATTCCGTATGGGATACATTTTCATTGTATTGTTCATCATCTTCGTAACACTGACATTCATCGATAATAAAAAGATTGAAGCTCAATTACCTCCTGCTGAAGACAGAAAGAAAATGTTGAAGTGGGCCAGAATAACATTTATTATCGCCCTATCTTGCGTCATTGCGGCAGCAATACAGAAGATAATGTATATCAGTGGAAGTGACAATGCAACTGTCAACTATCTGGAGAATATTGGTTTTGAAGCTCTATTCTTCTTTGGTGCACTGATTTCATCCATATCACTGTTTTTATTCTCTAACTCCAAAGACTCTGTTAAGGATCCGAAATCATTAGTTATCAACTTGGATCTATTCAAAACGAATAGAGGGTTTGCTCTTGGAGCCATAGGTATTTGCGCCATTTACGCGTTCTTATATGTGATGTTCTGGTAA
- a CDS encoding RagB/SusD family nutrient uptake outer membrane protein, whose amino-acid sequence MKHLKYISIFVLLAITAFGCDGQLDITNPNSQTTGTYWQSEDQAVAGVNAIYTSFITDGGYMRMFPALTDGRGDDFKGDSPWGDLVQVGNFTILQTSGPIRWIWEAHYQAVFRANQVLHYVPGIDMDDNMKKRILGQAYFLRGLAFFNLAKTYKVIPIITELPQSASDYYPQTSTEEVIWNQIFSDFQNAKDRLPVSYSNVSGVDQGQLGRATKGAATGMLGKAYLYRKEWQKAADEFKLLIDGPELNVYSLVPNYRDNFKPTNENNSESLFEIQFADPNTVGGTDYNYGGDPNANWKQVSSIGHTYAMEGFGYSDFLPTRWIYEEFKKEKTIDDKYDPRMYQTIASYEEGVSELAYGAEWKNPKNNIYPRKYTHDGIPGYTNENNGVENSGINYRVLRYADILLMYAESLNELNKTSDSYRYIQQVRDRATLPDLKTVKPNMTQSQMRDQIAHERALELAIESIRIDDIIRWGWLYDSTKLSELKTHDSDFNTWTSGHEYLPIPQEDLDSNPNLSPNPAN is encoded by the coding sequence ATGAAACATCTAAAATATATTTCGATTTTTGTTCTACTGGCTATAACCGCCTTTGGATGCGATGGGCAACTGGATATTACCAATCCCAATAGCCAAACCACAGGAACCTACTGGCAAAGTGAAGATCAAGCCGTAGCCGGAGTAAATGCTATCTATACAAGTTTTATAACCGATGGTGGTTATATGAGAATGTTCCCCGCTCTTACCGATGGAAGAGGAGACGATTTTAAAGGTGACAGTCCATGGGGAGATTTAGTACAAGTAGGCAACTTTACCATCTTACAAACATCAGGCCCTATACGCTGGATATGGGAAGCTCATTATCAAGCTGTTTTTCGTGCTAATCAGGTTCTTCATTATGTTCCCGGTATTGACATGGACGATAATATGAAAAAAAGAATATTGGGTCAGGCCTATTTCCTCCGTGGACTAGCTTTCTTTAATCTTGCAAAAACTTATAAGGTAATTCCCATTATAACCGAATTACCTCAAAGTGCTTCGGACTATTATCCTCAAACATCCACTGAAGAAGTTATCTGGAACCAGATTTTCTCAGACTTCCAAAATGCAAAAGATAGATTACCCGTTAGTTATAGTAATGTTAGCGGAGTCGATCAGGGACAGTTGGGGCGAGCAACAAAGGGTGCTGCGACAGGAATGTTAGGTAAAGCTTATCTATACAGAAAAGAATGGCAAAAAGCAGCTGATGAATTCAAACTATTAATCGATGGACCAGAGCTAAATGTCTATAGTTTAGTTCCAAACTATCGCGATAACTTTAAACCGACAAATGAAAATAATTCAGAATCTTTATTTGAAATTCAATTTGCAGATCCAAATACCGTAGGAGGTACCGACTATAACTACGGAGGAGATCCTAATGCTAACTGGAAACAAGTATCTTCTATTGGACACACGTATGCCATGGAGGGTTTCGGATATTCGGATTTCTTGCCAACAAGATGGATTTATGAAGAATTCAAAAAAGAAAAAACAATCGATGACAAGTATGACCCTCGCATGTATCAGACTATTGCTTCTTATGAAGAAGGAGTTTCTGAACTGGCCTATGGAGCTGAATGGAAAAACCCTAAAAATAATATCTACCCGAGAAAATACACTCATGATGGAATTCCGGGGTATACGAATGAAAATAATGGAGTAGAAAATTCAGGTATCAATTATCGTGTCTTACGCTATGCGGATATTTTATTAATGTATGCAGAGTCCCTTAACGAGTTAAACAAAACATCTGACTCATATCGTTATATTCAGCAAGTCAGAGACCGCGCAACTTTGCCTGATTTAAAAACGGTAAAGCCAAATATGACTCAAAGCCAGATGCGCGACCAAATAGCACATGAAAGAGCATTAGAATTAGCCATTGAGTCGATAAGAATTGATGATATCATCCGATGGGGATGGTTATATGATTCGACGAAGTTATCTGAACTAAAAACTCATGATTCTGATTTTAACACTTGGACATCCGGACATGAATACTTACCAATTCCTCAGGAGGATTTAGATTCCAACCCTAATTTAAGCCCTAATCCGGCCAACTAA
- a CDS encoding NUDIX domain-containing protein: MTSFYKKKDRFYVAVDCIIFGFYQGELNLLLLKRTFEPAKGEWSLMGGFLEKEESIDQAAKRVLFELTGLDNVYMDQVGIFGEINRDPGERVLSAAFYALMNIDDYDSELAKIHNAHWVKITELPPLIFDHPEMVNKALDILQRKAATEPIGFKLLPNLFTLTQLQALYEAIYGETLDKRNFRKRVAEMDFIEKTDEIDKSGSRRGAFLYKFNGKAYRKDPKFKL; encoded by the coding sequence ATGACATCATTTTATAAAAAGAAAGATCGATTTTATGTAGCAGTAGACTGTATCATCTTTGGCTTCTATCAAGGTGAACTCAATCTATTGCTACTAAAACGTACCTTTGAACCCGCAAAAGGAGAATGGTCTCTTATGGGAGGATTCCTGGAAAAAGAAGAGAGCATAGATCAAGCGGCAAAAAGAGTTTTATTTGAACTAACCGGACTGGACAATGTGTACATGGATCAAGTGGGTATCTTTGGAGAAATCAATCGTGATCCGGGAGAAAGAGTTCTTTCAGCAGCCTTTTATGCATTGATGAATATCGACGACTATGATTCCGAGTTAGCTAAAATTCATAATGCACATTGGGTAAAGATCACCGAACTTCCTCCACTTATTTTTGACCATCCGGAAATGGTGAATAAAGCACTCGACATTTTACAACGAAAAGCGGCAACAGAGCCTATTGGCTTCAAACTATTGCCGAACTTGTTTACTTTGACTCAGTTACAAGCGTTATATGAAGCCATTTACGGAGAAACGCTGGATAAACGCAATTTTCGTAAAAGAGTGGCCGAAATGGATTTCATTGAAAAAACGGATGAAATAGATAAATCAGGATCGAGACGTGGAGCTTTTCTCTATAAATTCAATGGAAAAGCTTATCGGAAAGATCCTAAATTTAAATTATAA
- a CDS encoding arabinan endo-1,5-alpha-L-arabinosidase, whose amino-acid sequence MIKLKRLLPIGFLFLMVACGSDNEIPDNPNVPGTSYVPPTYKDDYSTIADWNMRTSWNLANVHDPTVEKEGDYYYMYTTDASYGNAHEGHGHFHCRRSKDLVNWEYKGATMSEAPVWVKDSLNNMRSRMGLAAIDNPMYGYWAPVVRKVGSSKYRMYYSIVVDNYIKTGKANTSANFDGSWTERAFIGMMETDNLANNTWTDKGYVITSSTDRQFDWSRSNASNWSAYFKWNAIDPSFIVTPNNEQWLIYGSWHSGIVAVQLDATTGKPKKLGEPWNVNALGDYGVRIATRNAQSRWQGSEAPEIIYNANTGYYYLFLAYDELSVAYNTRVCRSKNITGPYYGMDGQNISNGAECWPILTHPYKFNNHSGWVGISHCCVFKDDNSNWYYCSQGRLPANTNGNAYSNAIMMGHVRSIKWTQDGWPVVMPERYAAVPKTAIDESNLVGTWEHINLAYNYGKQQTSQTLILTADKKASGAITGSWSYDASTSTLTIGSQKVLIERELNWEATTRVPTIVYAGLTSSGQSVWGKKVK is encoded by the coding sequence ATGATAAAATTAAAGAGATTACTGCCCATTGGTTTTCTTTTTCTCATGGTAGCTTGTGGGTCGGATAATGAGATACCTGACAATCCGAATGTACCGGGCACGAGTTATGTGCCACCCACTTACAAAGATGATTACAGCACCATAGCAGACTGGAACATGCGTACTTCCTGGAATCTGGCCAATGTACATGATCCGACAGTAGAAAAAGAGGGAGACTACTATTATATGTATACCACGGATGCCTCGTATGGCAATGCTCATGAAGGTCATGGGCACTTCCATTGTCGCCGCTCAAAAGATTTAGTGAACTGGGAATACAAAGGTGCAACGATGTCTGAAGCTCCTGTATGGGTGAAAGATTCGCTCAACAATATGCGCAGTCGCATGGGGTTGGCAGCCATCGATAATCCGATGTACGGATATTGGGCTCCGGTTGTAAGAAAAGTAGGCAGCAGTAAATATCGGATGTATTACAGCATTGTTGTAGACAATTACATAAAAACCGGAAAGGCAAACACAAGCGCCAATTTTGATGGCTCGTGGACTGAAAGGGCTTTCATCGGTATGATGGAAACGGATAACTTAGCAAATAATACATGGACGGACAAAGGGTATGTGATTACTTCATCAACCGACAGACAATTTGACTGGTCCAGATCTAATGCAAGCAATTGGAGTGCATACTTTAAATGGAATGCTATCGACCCTTCATTTATCGTGACTCCGAATAATGAACAGTGGCTTATCTACGGTTCGTGGCACTCAGGCATTGTAGCTGTTCAACTGGATGCCACAACAGGAAAGCCAAAAAAATTGGGTGAACCATGGAACGTAAATGCCCTTGGAGATTATGGCGTTCGCATAGCTACCCGAAATGCCCAAAGCAGATGGCAAGGGTCTGAAGCACCGGAGATTATCTACAATGCAAATACAGGCTACTATTATCTGTTTTTAGCTTATGATGAACTATCGGTTGCTTACAACACACGCGTGTGCCGCTCCAAAAACATCACCGGGCCATATTATGGAATGGACGGACAAAACATTAGCAATGGAGCTGAATGTTGGCCTATCCTGACGCACCCGTACAAGTTCAATAACCATTCCGGATGGGTGGGAATCTCACATTGTTGCGTATTCAAAGACGACAACAGCAACTGGTATTATTGTTCGCAAGGCAGATTACCGGCCAATACCAACGGCAACGCTTATAGCAATGCAATAATGATGGGGCACGTTCGTTCCATTAAGTGGACACAAGATGGTTGGCCGGTTGTGATGCCCGAAAGATATGCCGCAGTGCCCAAAACAGCGATTGACGAAAGCAATCTGGTAGGTACATGGGAACATATCAATTTAGCCTATAATTATGGTAAGCAACAAACGTCACAGACTTTGATACTGACAGCGGATAAGAAAGCTTCCGGAGCGATCACGGGTAGTTGGTCGTACGATGCAAGTACAAGTACTTTAACGATTGGCTCACAAAAAGTGCTCATTGAACGCGAATTAAATTGGGAAGCCACAACACGCGTACCGACAATTGTATATGCCGGATTGACTTCATCAGGACAATCTGTTTGGGGTAAAAAAGTAAAATAA
- a CDS encoding aldose epimerase family protein → MKKQLLSIGFVALTMISCNNKPKEELTLSGLDPKKFQTEVNQMPVNLYTLKNKAGMEVCITNFGGRIVSVMVPDKNGAMKDVVLGFDSIADYINVPSDFGASIGRYANRIKDGKIVIDGKTIQLPQNNFGHCLHGGPKGWQYQVYEAKPINETTLELVRKSPDGDENFPGNVTAKVTYTLTDDNTIDIKYEATTDKKTVINMTNHSYFNLSGDAQQPITDNLLYINADKFTPVDSTFMTTGEIVPVAETPMDFTTPKTIGKDIDKYDYKQLKNGNGYDHNWVLNTAGDIKQVAAKLTSPTSGITLEVYTDEPGIQVYTGNFLNGTVKGKKGIVYKQRVAVCLESQHYPDSPNKPEWPSVVLEPGQTYHSHCIFKFNVEK, encoded by the coding sequence ATGAAAAAACAGTTATTATCAATTGGATTTGTTGCATTAACGATGATTTCTTGTAACAATAAGCCGAAGGAAGAGTTGACATTGTCCGGGTTGGATCCTAAAAAATTCCAAACGGAAGTAAACCAAATGCCGGTTAACCTTTATACCTTGAAGAACAAAGCAGGTATGGAGGTGTGTATCACCAATTTTGGTGGACGCATCGTATCTGTTATGGTACCTGATAAAAATGGTGCAATGAAAGATGTAGTACTTGGTTTCGATAGCATCGCCGACTACATCAATGTACCCAGTGATTTTGGTGCATCTATCGGACGTTATGCCAACCGTATTAAAGACGGTAAAATTGTTATCGATGGAAAAACAATTCAACTACCACAAAACAACTTCGGACACTGCTTGCATGGCGGCCCTAAAGGATGGCAATATCAGGTATATGAAGCCAAACCGATTAATGAAACAACTTTAGAATTGGTACGCAAATCACCGGATGGAGATGAAAACTTCCCAGGAAATGTAACGGCAAAAGTAACCTATACACTAACAGATGATAATACTATTGACATTAAGTACGAAGCAACAACTGATAAAAAGACGGTTATCAACATGACCAATCACTCCTACTTTAACTTATCCGGTGATGCGCAACAACCAATCACTGACAATCTATTATACATCAATGCCGATAAGTTCACTCCGGTAGACAGTACTTTCATGACAACAGGAGAAATCGTACCGGTGGCAGAAACTCCTATGGATTTCACCACGCCTAAGACCATCGGAAAAGATATCGACAAATATGACTACAAGCAATTAAAAAATGGCAACGGATACGATCATAACTGGGTGCTGAACACTGCGGGAGACATTAAACAAGTTGCTGCGAAACTAACCTCTCCTACCAGTGGCATTACATTGGAAGTATATACGGACGAACCGGGTATTCAGGTTTACACCGGAAACTTCCTTAACGGAACAGTGAAAGGAAAGAAAGGTATCGTATACAAACAACGTGTAGCAGTATGTCTGGAAAGTCAACACTATCCGGACAGTCCCAACAAGCCTGAATGGCCCTCAGTTGTTTTGGAACCGGGACAAACCTATCACAGCCATTGTATCTTCAAATTCAACGTTGAGAAATAA